The following DNA comes from bacterium.
CGCGTGCACGGCGTCGTAGACCTTGTGTGAGAGGGCCGAGATTTTCTCGTAATCCAGGCTCATCCCCTGGGCCATGATCTGCTCGGTGATTCCGATCATGTGGGCATGGCGGAGGGTCTTGTTCTTCTCGATCCGCTCCAGCATCGGCTTGCGGAAACTCTGCAGCTCGCCGGGACGGCCCCCGGCGGCGAAAAAACTCACCTGGGCCTTGTCCAGGGCCGCGCCGACTGTCTCCGGGAAAGCCAGCGACTTGCCGCCTTCTGTCGGCCGCTCGCCGAAATCCTCCATCCGGAACACTGTCACCCCAGCCCCGGCTTTCTTGGCCTCGCTGGTCAGGGCCACACCGATCTTGAACCGGTCCTGGTCCGTGATCACCACCACATTTTCCCCGCGGGCGACTTTGGTGCAGACATTCACCGCCTGCCAGGCGCCTTTTTCCAGAGAACCCATCGCGTTTCCCCCCTTGAGCCGGGTTATAGGTCCGCGCGCGCCGCGCAACGATCATACTCGCAATATAAGGGCGGCGGGCTTATTTTTCAAAGGAGCGCACAAAGGAAACAGCATAACCCTCAAAGCGGCCGCCCGGCCGCCGCAGTTACCTTTGGGGGCCGCGTCCGGGACAGGAAAAATGTAGGGGCAATTCATGAATTGCCCCTACACGAGACCACCACCGGCTGGCTTTTCGCTAAAATAAAACAAGGAGCGTCTTTTGCGGCTGACAGTCCTGGGCGCGGGCACTATGGCCCCCAAAGCGGAGTACGGCATGAGCGGCCACGTGGTGAGCCTGGACGCAGACGGAATCCTGCTCTTTGACTGCGGCTCCGGCACGCTCCAGCGGGGCGCGCGCGCCGGGATCGACTGGCTGCGCCTCGAACGGGTCTTTATCAGCCACCTGCACCCGGACCACACCTTAGACCTGCCCGCCCTGACCTTTGCCCTCAACCACGCTCCAGGCGTACCTCCGGGTGCGCGCCTGGATGTCTACGGCCCGGCCGGCCTGGGGGCTTTCTTCGAGAAAGTCTGCGCCGCCTGGCCCGCGGCAGCACCCAAAAATTTCGAGCTGAAACTGCGGGAACTGTCTCCCGGTGACATGGTCGCCACCGAAACCTGGGCTGTCC
Coding sequences within:
- a CDS encoding ribonuclease Z, translating into MRLTVLGAGTMAPKAEYGMSGHVVSLDADGILLFDCGSGTLQRGARAGIDWLRLERVFISHLHPDHTLDLPALTFALNHAPGVPPGARLDVYGPAGLGAFFEKVCAAWPAAAPKNFELKLRELSPGDMVATETWAVRAGTACHGKGASLAWRVESDGRALVYSGDTQYCPEITKLACGCDLLLCECSTDDSHCLEGHLSPSGVARLVRDSGAARAVLVHVYPPFDPLEMAARCAEFTGVTVE